Proteins encoded within one genomic window of Rhododendron vialii isolate Sample 1 chromosome 1a, ASM3025357v1:
- the LOC131327416 gene encoding receptor-like protein 43, whose translation MSSSVVPNSLLNLTSLRTLVLSESGLHGEFPSGVFHLPHLQRLSLKQLVIPRSELHGSIPTSLWNLPQIIYVDLSFNNFHGILPSSISNFTQITFLNLASNNFSGNLPSSISNLTNLAYFCTSKSNLFEHRPKLDLSNNDLNGTIPNSTFELRNLTHLILSSNSFSGTIPTSNRFSEYLNVLALKKNNFSGTIHDSFTRRNSLTTINLYGNGFEGPIPKSLINCRYLEVLDLGRNKFFDEFPHWLGNLPNLHVLILQFNKFHGSIVTSTTKFPFPMLRVLNMANNNFTGPLPIKYFKSFKAMMNVDEHFDLEYMGNSRYYDSLTIVIKGSTIEMKKILNVFTAIDLSRNKFQGEIPGIIGGLNSIRGLNLSHNSLTGHIPKSLGNLTKLEWLDLSSNKLIGEIPQQLTNLTFLGTLNLLQNRLAGPIPRGKQFDTFSNDSYINNSALCGPPLSNTCGDPKATQPPPSPLEEEDSEPVSGFGCEVILPGYGFGLVVGLVMGYLMFSFGKPQWPVKMVEGVGNINGKRQKSIARRRGGRRN comes from the exons ATGTCTTCTTCGGTGGTTCCAAATTCCTTGCTCAATTTGACTTCTTTAAGAACCCTCGTACTCAGTGAATCTGGTTTACATGGAGAATTCCCTAGCGGAGTATTCCACTTACCACATCTACAGCGCTTG TCCTTGAAGCAATTGGTCATCCCTCGTTCCGAACTCCACGGATCCATTCCTACTTCTCTCTGGAACCTTCCACAAATCATTTATGTGGACCTCTCATTCAACAATTTCCATGGTATCCTCCCTTCTTCAATTTCAAACTTTACACAAATCACTTTCTTGAACCTCGCATCCAACAATTTCAGTGGTAACCTCCCATCTTCGATTTCAAACCTTACAAATCTTGCCTACTT TTGTACCTCCAAATCTAACCTATTTGAACATAGGCCGaaacttgatttgagcaataaCGACCTAAATGGTACTATTCCAAATTCAACCTTTGAACTCCGAAACCTTACCCACCTTATTCTTTCTTCAAATAGCTTTTCTGGCACCATTCCTACATCAAATAGATTCAGTGAATATCTCAATGTACTCGCTTTAAAGAAGAATAACTTCTCTGGCACCATCCATGATTCATTTACCAGGAGAAATTCCTTGACAACTATCAATCTTTATGGCAATGGATTTGAAGGGCCAATACCGAAGTCTCTGATTAACTGTAGATACCTGGAAGTGCTAGATCTCGGAAGAAACAAGTTCTTTGATGAATTTCCGCATTGGTTGGGAAATTTACCGAACTTGCATGTCCTAATCTTGCAATTCAACAAATTTCATGGGTCGATCGTGACTTCCACGACCAAATTTCCCTTCCCCATGTTGCGAGTACTTAATATGGCGAACAATAATTTCACTGGTCCATTGCCCATAAAGtacttcaaaagtttcaaagcaATGATGAACGTGGATGAGCATTTTGATTTGGAGTACATGGGAAATAGTCGTTATTATGATTCTCTGACTATAGTAATCAAAGGATCGACcattgaaatgaaaaaaatccttaaCGTTTTCACAGCCATTGATTTATCAAGGAACAAGTTCCAGGGTGAGATTCCTGGGATCATCGGTGGGCTAAATTCAATTCGAGGACTGAACTTATCACACAACAGCCTCACTGGTCATATACCAAAGTCGCTTGGTAATTTGACGAAGCTAGAATGGTTAGACCTCTCATCAAACAAGCTCATTGGGGAGATCCCTCAACAACTCACGAATTTAACCTTTCTCGGAACGCTTAACCTTTTGCAGAATCGCCTAGCGGGGCCTATACCTCGAGGCAAACAATTCGATACATTTTCAAATGATTCTTACATCAACAACTCGGCATTATGCGGGCCTCCATTGTCGAATACATGTGGCGATCCTAAGgcaacacaaccaccaccatcgccattagaagaagaagattcagaGCCTGTGAGTGGATTTGGTTGTGAAGTCATATTGCCAGGGTATGGATTCGGACTGGTAGTTGGACTTGTCATGGGATATCTTATGTTCTCGTTTGGTAAACCTCAATGGCCTGTAAAGATGGTTGAAGGTGTAGGAAACATTAATGGAAAGAGGCAGAAAAGCATTGCACGGAGGCGTGGAGGCAGAAGAAATTAG